The Montipora capricornis isolate CH-2021 chromosome 3, ASM3666992v2, whole genome shotgun sequence genome includes the window CCTTTTCATGATTCATCCAAAGAAGAAGTTGACGCGGGTGATCTACAAAGCGCTGATTGGTTCCTCAGTAACCCCAACGTGATTtcttaacaaagggaaaggaatgtgcggctcgtttcagcagacgctcgtgggagaggaacgcgtgacgaatccctaagagtgtctgcgtAGGAGTTGCATTGGTGCAAGTTGACACCGCTGTCTCGTCTGGGTATTATAGCGACTTCACCCAATAGTGGATAGCTCGATAGGTAAGCCCATGGCCCTCTGTATTGTAATATACCTTCGTTAATATTCCTTGCAGACCATGTTGCAGTATATGTCGTAACAGAACTTCACTTTTTGTGAATTAGTAACGACTTTGTTATCATTCTGCGACGTTCTCTGAAGAATGAGTCAGAGAATACAATATATGTTCTTGATAGAAGCAGACATGtaaagaattttaagaaaacgacgAGAcgtttgattttaaaaaacatgtttcgacagcaACTCATCCTCAAAGCCATGGAAgctgaatttataataataGAAAAATAGTAGCAACGGAATGAAGTATGGCGCTATACTTTCTGTTGTTACTATTTTTAACATTcgcattttctatttattataaattcagcttccatcgctttgtattctgactaagtgaggatggcagaagtttctgtcgaaacatgttttataaaCTCAAAGGTTTCGTCGTTTTCTTAAACAATATATGTTGTTCTTATGCAAATGAGGGGCAGAGTACTTTAAGCTAAAACCTCTTCTAGCTTCGCTTAGTTGTTGAAAAAATCTATTGTGAAATAAGGATGAGATTGAATCCATCTTGAAGAATTTGCCTTGCTAATATTTCAATCATTTGTTCAATGCCAAGAATGACCTAACAGTCTTCGTGATACTCTGGTTTTGTCCAACGCTATGAAAGGTGTTGTATCTCCTCAAGTAGCActcaaaatatttgaaatgatCGCATCATTTTAACACTGGAAATGTTACACTTCCGAGCATGACCTGATCCGGAAATCATATGACATTATGACTATTTTGAGGGAATCTGTTTATCAAATCGATCTTGTTTGTGGAAAATACGAACTTCAATCGACGAAGGGTCCACGGAGCTTTTAAGAAATTAAATACTTTATATGCTATTTAcaaggtaatttttgtaaaatttaaaatgttaaacaaccaaacgttttcggctgtttgccatcatcaggggcaaacagccgaaaaccattttaaattttgcaaaaattaccttgtaaaaagcatattttacctaagcgaacattatggacaCCATAAATACTtcataataaaataaagaaatttgaaattatgtgcgtttctttgggatgatccgaaaaaggagcATTGATCCAAGCTCACTTGGAGCACGGATCCACTCTGGgaaagatcacttggatcaatGATCCTTTTTTGGATAATCCCAAAGAAACGCACCCCTTAGGCcggttttaaacgtcgcattttacatgtgccgaatctaatgcaaattagcgaaaacaatagatttttctcatttgcatgaGATtaggcacatgtaaaatgcgacgtttaaaacgggccttagtaATAATTCATCGCCCGACTTTtgcttcattttatttttgccCTTTCATCTGCCCCTTATCTGACTTAAACAGGATAGTGGCTCGGGGATAACAAGATTTCAGCCGTAAATACTTCCTTGTTAAATGAGAGTCGTCTTCTCTAAAGAGTGTTCTTTTTTTCAGTCTTTTTGCAGAGAATCATAAGCATGCAGTTTCTTCAGCCCGTGACGTTTCTGCTACTTGTCACGAATGTGGCATCGATTTCTCCAAGTGGCTCGGAATTTCTTGCAGCTGTGTACGAGCATGCTTTCTTACGCGAGGAAAATAGAACCGCTGTACTCCCACAACAAGAGGCTGTAAGGCTTGTCATGCGGAACATGGATGTCTATGAAGAGCAGATGAAGATTGCCAAACAACAGGTATTCCAGTGACACCGTTCACCATATACATATTCATTACGAGCTGGAACTTTCAAATCATCTTAAGAATATAGAGCATCTCCGTTCGCGGAAAAAGGCCGGATAAGTATGCGGAATGGCATGATGTGATTCTACAAACTCGTGTCATTCTTGATATTCCTACCTTCCTCTGCACCCACATACACACACAGCAGCTCCTCCTTTGACCCCTAACGTTTATTTTAAATTGTCTCACCATCCGactcagggcccggttgttcaaaagccggttaacgctaatcccggattaaaaatttctctactcccaaatgctgttcaacgctgatatttggcaaaactttacattagaagaagtcaatcttgaaaaacaaaactaagcaagagaaactttcaccaactgaaagttgaaaacatgaaacaaaagtttacgctaatcctggatgaagttaatcggctttcaaacatcgcgcaccggtggctcagttggttgagcaccgggctgttacgcggcaGGTCGTGAGTTCatctccggccggaccaacactcagggtctttaaaaaaCTGAGGAGAGAGTGCTGCCCTTGTAGTTACATCTGCAagtggttagactctctagtcttctcggatatggacgataagccggaggtcccgtctcacaacccttcaatgttcataatcctgtgggacgtaaatgaacccgcacacttgtcgtaaagagtagggcatatAGTTCCAGGTGTTGTGGCCTGTCTtatgtggtgtatcatggttgggaagctactctaaaaaaatccgagggtaaataaagatatatatgatatatggcCTAGGTGAATTTGTGATCAAAGGTCACTCAAGGTCTTGATCAACGTGAATTCAATAGTCatgtttcttgcaacttgtgcCACTCTCGATGAGCACAAAGTAACATTTCTTTAGCTGAAACCTAAACATTGCAACATGAATTGCAAGGAAGGAGATGTCCCACCGAGGAacgtttgagaaaaaaaatccgCGTTGCCGAAGAACGAGAATAAAAGATGTTTGTGTCAGCGTCTCTTTTATTGCACATTTTTTGTTGCAACGTGTCTCACAAAATTGCAAGACACTTGGTACGAACTATTGCTGCCCTTGTCACACTACATCCTTAATATGTCGGTGTaattttgactccatttttgacgttttttttttttaatgtacagAATGTCAGTATCATCGTTTTTCCCGAATATGGCTTGACCGGCTTTGGGTATACGCGCGATTCCTTCAGACCTTTCCTCGAAGACATCCCAGATCCAAAAATGACTGACTGGAATGCGTGTCAAGACTCGGAGGCAAGAATTGGCACTCCCATCCTGCACCGTCTTAGCTGCCTTGCAAAAACCTACAAAATGTACCTCGTTATCAACATGGGAGACATTAAAGTTTGTAAAAGAAGCATTGACCCATATTGTCCAGCCGATGGCCGATACCAGTACAACACAAACGTCGTGTTCGACGATAAAGGAAACCTTGTGGCCAGGTATCACAAGCAACACCCTTTTTTGAACGAAATGAAGGTTGTAAATCGTCCACGCAAACCTGAATATATTACCTTCGAGACACCTTTCGGTAAATTTGGAACATTCATATGTTTTGATGTCCTCTTTCACGATCCAGCTGTACCCCTTGTGACCAAGTATGATATTGATCACGTGGTCTTTCCCACAGCCTGGTTTGATGTGCTTCCGCTTTTTGCAGCTATCGGATTCCACAGTTCGTGGGCTCGTGGAATGAATGTCAATTTTCTTGGGGCCAACACCCACTTTCCAGCTTTCTTAAACACGGGCAGTGGAATCTATAGTCCCTCTGGCGCTAAGAAATACTACCGAAGCTTGGCTTCCAATGGTTCTCTTTCCATCGCCAGTATTTcaaaaaagccaaaaagaaaTCTACATAATACGACAGCGTCCAACCCTGAAAAGAGACAACCTGTAAAGGTCTATGAAGATTCATTCTATTCCGATTTGTTTGGAGATCTCTTCCTTTTCAAAGAGCTGGTAAAGGCAGAAGATACACTGGATGTCTGCTATAATGGTAGTGAAATATGTTGTTCTCTTACATACAAGATTGCTGACAAACTCTCTCACGAGATGTACGCCCTTGGAGTCTTCGACGGTCTTCACACCAAAGAAGGTCAATACTATTTGCGAATATGCACCCTTATCAAATGTCTTGGATCCAGTCGTGACTCGTGTGGCAAACGCGTGTACAATGCCAGCACGATATTCGACCATTTCACGTTGCGAGGCCAGCTCAACACGTCATATGTGTATCCACAGGTAGTAGCTGATGGCGTGACCCTTCTGCCTGGAGAGTGGGACAACAACTTGCCAGTTACGCATCTGAAGAGCAAAAAACGGCTGACGAAGGGACTGTTAACCGCTACACTTTTTGGACGAGTCTATGATCTAGACCGGCATTATATTGAATCATCTGCACCATGGCAAGAACCCCCGGGTCATCTCTTCTTCATTTGCATGCTGGCCGCGAAGGCTTATTTGCAGATATAATGAAGTAACAGTCGCTGTTAAAGAGTTCCTTTGGGGAGCGAAACTTACCTCTGTTGGCACAACCAAAAGAATACCCGTTGATCTAATCAGTAAATTAAATTGGGAAGGTTAAGTCAAGGTTGGATTGTTTGATTTGGGGTATGATTTTTTGACTATTTCTTTCAGCGTGTGTAGGGTTATATGTTGCAAAATATATCGAATGTGAATCGGGATGTTATTAAAGAGCTTTAATCGAACCATCTATGCTTCGCAACTTAGTTAGCGGGGTTTCTCTCGTGTGTAGGCATTCCTTTGGCTCGTGAACGTATGACAAGACCTCGATGGTCTCCTTCAGAGGACTTACTCTTGATGCATGTGGTTAATACCTGGATACGCTGACGGTCTAGGACCGCAGTTCGCCTTACAATTTTAGAGTCACCCGATTGCCTTGGCAATGATCTGCacctttaaagggaacctccactaaaacaacaaaatagctttaaaccacagaacataatgtttacaattggatttgctcaatctttttccaatgaaagcgtttgtattcgagaaaaataaattccaaaaacgcttattttggttttcaaatttcccgggcgccgccatcttgaataattgtaacgtaacttggttgctctattgttccagaacaatcgctctttgtatcagaacaatagagcaaccaagttacgtcacaattattcaagatggctgcgcccatgaaatttgaaagccaaataagcgtttttggaatttatttttctcgaatacaaacgtttttattggaaaaagattgagcaattcca containing:
- the LOC138042824 gene encoding pantetheinase-like, giving the protein MQFLQPVTFLLLVTNVASISPSGSEFLAAVYEHAFLREENRTAVLPQQEAVRLVMRNMDVYEEQMKIAKQQNVSIIVFPEYGLTGFGYTRDSFRPFLEDIPDPKMTDWNACQDSEARIGTPILHRLSCLAKTYKMYLVINMGDIKVCKRSIDPYCPADGRYQYNTNVVFDDKGNLVARYHKQHPFLNEMKVVNRPRKPEYITFETPFGKFGTFICFDVLFHDPAVPLVTKYDIDHVVFPTAWFDVLPLFAAIGFHSSWARGMNVNFLGANTHFPAFLNTGSGIYSPSGAKKYYRSLASNGSLSIASISKKPKRNLHNTTASNPEKRQPVKVYEDSFYSDLFGDLFLFKELVKAEDTLDVCYNGSEICCSLTYKIADKLSHEMYALGVFDGLHTKEGQYYLRICTLIKCLGSSRDSCGKRVYNASTIFDHFTLRGQLNTSYVYPQVVADGVTLLPGEWDNNLPVTHLKSKKRLTKGLLTATLFGRVYDLDRHYIESSAPWQEPPGHLFFICMLAAKAYLQI